From Actinoplanes oblitus, a single genomic window includes:
- a CDS encoding IclR family transcriptional regulator, which yields MATDRGTGTPPLLVLEKITKILDCFSVTEPEPSLREITQRSGLHASTCQRLVHNLVREGFLDRSGDRYRIGLALVQWAAPGTFGLDIVQLTKPILQRLCDETGETACLYVRDGASRTVIAVAETRHIVMRLFKVGMVMPLHAGAPGKIFLAYDPAARTDLIRHGLPRFTEHTPVDIDVLDKQVEQARSQGYAAAFDERHEGAGSISAPVFDHAGELATVIGIGAPTQRIGPADVDRLAPLVVAAARDASAALGYRPSKVLDPRMEAPESP from the coding sequence GTGGCGACCGACCGCGGCACGGGCACGCCACCGTTGCTGGTGCTCGAAAAGATCACGAAGATCCTGGACTGTTTCTCGGTGACCGAGCCCGAGCCGTCGTTACGGGAGATCACCCAGCGCAGCGGGCTGCACGCCAGCACCTGCCAGCGGTTGGTGCACAACCTCGTGCGGGAGGGCTTCCTCGACCGCAGCGGCGACCGCTACCGCATCGGGCTGGCACTGGTGCAGTGGGCGGCGCCCGGCACGTTCGGTCTCGACATCGTGCAGCTGACCAAGCCGATCCTGCAGCGACTCTGCGACGAGACCGGCGAGACCGCCTGTCTGTACGTGCGTGACGGCGCGTCTCGAACCGTCATCGCCGTTGCCGAGACTCGTCACATCGTGATGCGGCTGTTCAAAGTCGGCATGGTGATGCCCCTCCACGCGGGCGCACCCGGCAAGATCTTCCTGGCCTACGATCCGGCCGCCCGCACCGACCTCATCCGGCACGGGCTGCCCCGGTTCACCGAGCACACCCCGGTCGACATCGACGTGCTGGACAAGCAGGTCGAGCAGGCCAGGAGCCAGGGATACGCCGCCGCGTTCGACGAGCGGCACGAGGGCGCCGGATCGATCAGCGCACCCGTCTTCGACCATGCCGGCGAGTTGGCGACCGTCATCGGCATCGGCGCGCCGACCCAGCGCATCGGCCCGGCCGACGTCGACCGGCTCGCTCCGCTGGTGGTGGCGGCCGCCCGGGACGCGAGCGCGGCACTCGGTTATCGGCCCAGCAAGGTGCTCGACCCTCGCATGGAGGCTCCCGAGTCCCCCTGA
- a CDS encoding sensor histidine kinase — MNAQDRRRAFDRFWRSPQARDDGSGLGLAIVERLVTASGGRIHLDQAPATGIDAVIRLRPAHRPGPAITARRPGTQVRHHLN, encoded by the coding sequence ATGAACGCCCAGGACCGCCGGCGTGCCTTCGACCGGTTCTGGCGCTCCCCGCAGGCCCGCGACGACGGCTCCGGGCTCGGCCTGGCCATCGTCGAACGCCTGGTCACCGCCAGCGGCGGCCGGATCCACCTCGACCAGGCACCGGCCACCGGCATCGACGCCGTCATCCGGCTACGTCCCGCCCACCGGCCCGGACCTGCGATCACGGCCCGCCGGCCGGGTACCCAGGTCCGGCACCACCTGAACTGA